A part of Miscanthus floridulus cultivar M001 chromosome 6, ASM1932011v1, whole genome shotgun sequence genomic DNA contains:
- the LOC136456795 gene encoding ubiquitin-conjugating enzyme E2 7: MAATSSQASLLLQKQLRDLAKHPVDGFSAGLVDDSNVFEWQVTIIGPPDTLYDGGYFNAIMSFPQNYPNSPPSVRFTSEMWHPNVYPDGRVCISILHPPGEDPNGYELASERWTPVHTVESIVLSIISMLSSPNDESPANIEAAKEWREKREDFKKKVRRIVRKSQEMF; encoded by the exons ATGGCGGCCACCAGCAGCCAGGCGAGCCTCCTCCTGCAGAAGCAGCTCAGAG ATCTCGCGAAGCACCCGGTGGATGGGTTCTCGGCTGGGCTGGTCGACGACAGCAACGTCTTCGAGTGGCAGGTCACCATCATCGGACCGCCTGACACCCTATA TGATGGAGGGTATTTTAATGCGATAATGAGCTTCCCACAAAATTACCCAAATAGCCCGCCATCAGTCAGATTCACCTCTGAAATGTGGCATCCAAATG TTTATCCGGATGGGCGGGTGTGTATCTCTATCCTTCACCCACCGGGTGAAGATCCAAACGGTTACGAGCTCGCAAGTGAGCGTTGGACACCTGTGCACACT GTTGAAAGCATAGTTCTGAGCATTATATCAATGCTCTCTAGTCCAAATGACGAGTCTCCAGCAAACATTGAGGCAGCT AAGGAATGGAGGGAGAAGAGGGAGGATTTCAAGAAAAAGGTGCGGCGCATCGTACGGAAATCACAGGAAATGTTCTGA